The proteins below are encoded in one region of Rhizobium sp. 9140:
- a CDS encoding leucyl aminopeptidase, producing the protein MFEIVFKAQRKKTEGTVLCLMAAEHEAAGAAAVDPSGVIARAAKAGKFKARALSTLDILAPEGSPADRIFLLGLGDPKAQTAHDWLKAGGTAAAKLRGAGDATVFLDAPGVEITPRAAADFALGMELNAYRFDSYKTKKKPDEEPTPQRTKVTIITAIADEAKKGLALSEAVSEGVFIARDLVNLPPNVLGPIEFAAKAKALEDLGVEVEILGESEMKDLGMGALLSVAQGSARPPRLVVMRWNGGAKKDKPVAFIGKGVVFDSGGISIKPGAGMEDMKGDMGGAAAVTGLMHVLAARKAKANVVGIIGLVENMPDGNAYRPGDIVTSMSGQTIEIINTDAEGRLVLCDALWYCNERFQPRFMINLATLTGAILVALGGHQAGLFCNDDTLATEITQAGLLTQERVWRMPLGPEYDKMIDSKFADMKNTGGRHAGSITAAQFLKRFVKDTPWAHLDIAGTAMGSPNDEINQSWASGYGVRLLNELVRAHYEG; encoded by the coding sequence ATGTTCGAGATTGTCTTCAAGGCGCAGCGCAAGAAGACGGAAGGCACGGTCCTGTGCCTGATGGCTGCCGAGCACGAGGCCGCGGGTGCGGCGGCGGTCGATCCATCAGGCGTCATCGCCCGCGCGGCCAAGGCCGGAAAGTTCAAGGCGCGCGCCCTCTCGACGCTCGATATTCTCGCGCCCGAGGGCTCGCCCGCCGATCGCATCTTCCTTCTCGGGCTGGGCGATCCCAAGGCGCAGACCGCGCATGACTGGCTGAAGGCCGGTGGAACCGCAGCGGCGAAGCTGCGCGGCGCAGGCGACGCCACCGTGTTTCTGGACGCGCCTGGTGTCGAGATCACGCCGCGTGCGGCCGCCGATTTCGCGCTCGGCATGGAGCTGAACGCCTACCGCTTCGACAGCTATAAGACCAAGAAGAAGCCGGATGAGGAGCCGACGCCGCAGCGCACGAAGGTGACGATCATCACCGCGATCGCCGATGAGGCCAAAAAGGGGCTGGCGCTGTCGGAAGCCGTTTCCGAAGGCGTGTTCATCGCCCGCGATCTCGTCAACCTGCCGCCGAACGTGCTTGGCCCGATCGAATTCGCCGCCAAGGCGAAGGCGCTCGAGGACCTCGGCGTCGAGGTCGAGATCCTCGGCGAGAGCGAGATGAAGGACCTGGGCATGGGCGCGCTTCTGAGCGTCGCTCAAGGCTCCGCGCGTCCGCCGCGCCTCGTGGTGATGCGCTGGAACGGCGGCGCGAAGAAGGATAAGCCCGTCGCCTTCATCGGCAAGGGTGTCGTGTTCGATTCGGGCGGCATCTCCATCAAGCCGGGTGCCGGCATGGAGGACATGAAAGGCGATATGGGCGGAGCCGCCGCCGTCACCGGCCTCATGCATGTCCTCGCCGCGCGCAAGGCCAAGGCGAACGTCGTCGGCATCATCGGCCTCGTCGAGAACATGCCGGACGGCAATGCCTATCGCCCGGGCGATATCGTCACCTCCATGTCGGGCCAGACGATCGAGATCATTAACACCGATGCCGAAGGCCGCCTCGTGCTCTGCGATGCGCTCTGGTATTGCAACGAGCGCTTCCAGCCACGCTTCATGATCAACCTCGCCACGCTGACGGGGGCGATCCTCGTGGCGCTCGGCGGCCATCAGGCGGGCCTGTTCTGCAACGACGACACGCTCGCCACCGAGATCACACAGGCGGGTCTCCTCACGCAGGAGCGCGTCTGGCGCATGCCGCTCGGTCCGGAATACGACAAGATGATCGACAGCAAGTTCGCCGACATGAAGAATACCGGCGGCCGGCACGCCGGCTCGATCACCGCAGCGCAGTTCCTCAAGCGCTTCGTCAAGGATACGCCCTGGGCGCATCTCGATATCGCCGGCACGGCGATGGGGTCGCCGAACGACGAGATCAACCAGTCCTGGGCGTCCGGCTATGGCGTTCGCCTGCTGAACGAGCTGGTCCGCGCCCACTACGAAGGCTGA
- a CDS encoding DNA polymerase III subunit chi — protein MTDILFYHLTESKLEDALPPLVDKSVERGWRVVVQTADEERRDRLDDHLWTWREDSFLPHATDDGPHAAVSPENQPVLLTTGAGNPNNATVRFLVDGAVPPDLAPYDRVVFMFDGYDQPQLEGARAQWKRLKGEGHALTYWQQSSEGRWEKKA, from the coding sequence GTGACGGACATCCTGTTCTATCACCTGACCGAATCGAAGCTGGAGGATGCCCTGCCGCCGCTGGTCGACAAGAGTGTCGAGCGCGGCTGGCGGGTCGTCGTCCAGACGGCCGACGAGGAACGGCGCGACAGGCTGGACGATCACCTCTGGACCTGGCGGGAGGACAGCTTCCTCCCGCACGCGACCGACGATGGCCCCCATGCAGCGGTTTCGCCGGAAAACCAGCCGGTCTTGCTGACCACGGGCGCAGGCAACCCCAACAACGCGACAGTCCGCTTTTTGGTGGACGGCGCCGTTCCTCCCGATCTCGCCCCTTACGACCGCGTCGTCTTCATGTTTGATGGCTACGACCAGCCACAACTCGAAGGCGCGCGCGCGCAGTGGAAGCGGCTGAAGGGCGAGGGCCACGCGCTCACCTACTGGCAGCAGAGCAGCGAGGGACGCTGGGAGAAGAAGGCATGA
- a CDS encoding OsmC family protein, translating to MTDGAGEAGPPPLKARIRPTGVTATVGRTGFPRLTSVTGGTLDIVTGASQPGFNPIDLLYASLSACLVLSARIAASRMGILGGITGIRADVTGEKSKEEPSRIIRFDIVFTFTGDLDAATRRHLAEAAEEICTVSNTLKGDALFDIRVAD from the coding sequence ATGACGGATGGCGCGGGAGAGGCCGGGCCGCCGCCATTGAAGGCTCGCATTCGACCGACAGGCGTTACGGCGACCGTCGGGCGCACGGGCTTTCCGCGACTGACCAGCGTCACGGGCGGCACGCTCGACATCGTCACCGGCGCCTCGCAACCCGGCTTCAACCCCATCGACCTTCTCTACGCCTCGCTCTCCGCCTGCCTCGTGCTCAGCGCGCGAATCGCCGCCAGCCGCATGGGCATCCTTGGCGGGATCACCGGCATTCGGGCTGACGTCACGGGTGAAAAATCGAAGGAGGAGCCGAGCAGAATCATCCGCTTCGACATCGTGTTCACGTTTACGGGCGATCTGGATGCAGCCACGCGCCGGCATCTGGCGGAGGCGGCAGAAGAGATCTGCACCGTCAGCAACACGCTGAAAGGTGATGCTCTGTTCGACATTCGCGTCGCGGACTGA